One segment of Verrucomicrobiia bacterium DNA contains the following:
- a CDS encoding YbhB/YbcL family Raf kinase inhibitor-like protein, with the protein MALVIAAVGTVWAQKPEKSTMQLTSAEFTEGEAIPVKYTCEGKNVSPPLAWSGVPAGARSLALIADDPD; encoded by the coding sequence ATGGCGCTCGTCATTGCCGCGGTGGGTACGGTTTGGGCGCAAAAACCAGAAAAGAGCACTATGCAACTGACCAGCGCTGAATTTACAGAGGGTGAGGCGATTCCAGTCAAATACACCTGTGAGGGCAAAAATGTTTCTCCGCCGCTGGCGTGGAGCGGCGTGCCTGCCGGGGCCCGGAGCCTGGCCTTGATAGCTGACGACCCGGAT
- a CDS encoding DNA cytosine methyltransferase encodes MDVEPELKRRLYASLSLSGSTLKDWFMKVASQYCEEQNQPSFLKEVRYGLSRRSKGLVVREEYEQPKPAAVLGPSNGNGNGAKVFTVVSMFSGCGGMDLGFTGGFEIFGRRYRSLPFEIVWANDTNGAACKTYWRNLGHDIHRGDVWTLMDTLPKSADVLIGGFPCQDISVNGKRAGVNGARSGLYKAMIEGIRRVNPKVFVAENVKALLRHPVWLEQVLNDFNALGYKLHHQLYKAADYGVPQTRERVIFVGTRGDVKPFVPPKAERSPANWMSAKEAIGDLENMQQNAAVNHIWSFAETSPEQGNRKLIADRPGYTIRAECHGNIQWHYRLPRRISMREAARFQSFPDRFVFLCGLRETERQVGNAVPPVLAWHVAQAVLACFG; translated from the coding sequence GTGGACGTGGAACCCGAGTTGAAGCGGAGGCTCTATGCCTCGCTTTCCCTGTCGGGCAGCACGTTGAAGGACTGGTTTATGAAAGTGGCATCGCAGTATTGCGAGGAGCAGAACCAGCCGTCATTTCTGAAGGAAGTGCGCTATGGCCTCAGCCGGCGAAGCAAGGGGCTGGTGGTGCGTGAGGAATATGAGCAGCCAAAGCCTGCGGCGGTGCTTGGGCCGAGCAATGGCAACGGCAATGGGGCCAAGGTATTCACGGTGGTTTCGATGTTTTCCGGCTGTGGAGGGATGGATTTGGGATTCACTGGCGGATTTGAGATCTTCGGGCGCCGGTACCGCTCGCTGCCGTTTGAGATAGTTTGGGCCAATGACACGAACGGGGCAGCTTGCAAAACGTACTGGCGAAACCTAGGGCACGATATTCACCGGGGGGACGTCTGGACTCTGATGGACACGCTGCCCAAAAGTGCTGATGTGCTAATTGGGGGATTCCCGTGCCAGGATATTTCGGTGAACGGAAAGCGGGCTGGTGTGAACGGAGCCCGCAGCGGGCTCTACAAGGCCATGATCGAGGGGATTAGACGGGTAAACCCAAAGGTGTTCGTGGCTGAGAATGTGAAAGCGCTGTTGCGGCATCCGGTGTGGCTGGAGCAGGTGCTCAATGACTTCAATGCGCTTGGCTACAAGCTGCACCACCAGCTTTACAAGGCGGCGGATTACGGCGTACCGCAGACCAGGGAACGTGTGATATTTGTAGGCACGCGGGGCGATGTGAAGCCGTTTGTGCCTCCTAAGGCGGAGCGGTCGCCGGCTAACTGGATGAGCGCCAAAGAGGCGATTGGTGACCTCGAGAATATGCAGCAGAACGCGGCCGTTAACCACATTTGGAGCTTCGCCGAGACCAGCCCAGAGCAAGGCAACCGGAAGCTGATTGCGGACCGGCCAGGCTACACCATCCGGGCGGAGTGCCACGGCAACATACAGTGGCACTACCGGCTACCGCGGAGAATTTCGATGCGCGAGGCGGCGAGATTCCAGTCCTTTCCTGACCGGTTCGTTTTCCTGTGCGGGCTAAGAGAAACGGAGCGGCAGGTGGGGAATGCTGTGCCGCCTGTGCTGGCGTGGCACGTCGCGCAAGCCGTTTTAGCGTGCTTCGGGTAA
- a CDS encoding very short patch repair endonuclease, producing the protein MPDVFTKTKRSQVMAAIRSTRNQATELKFAAMLRAARITGWRRGQRLPGRPDFVFRLARLAVFVDGCFWHGCRWHCRMPKSRGAYWNPKIRRNRLRDSTVSTLLRNQGWRVLRIWEHSLRSPAAVLSKLDRHLAKPPPKRYKACLNVETFEKLLGELCDRLTDECRSGRTYDASKPFENRVRQVIKTLLGRFKIPVDFSPHPYGFPDIVLGQFGIEVKFTVHDTWRSVANSVFESFRSKDVKHIYIVFGKMGGEPGVRWGRYEESVMHVRTSHVPRFEVEIGTTRPLFPKFGITYEQFSALSADERMTYIRKYARDRLKGGEGLWWLESSPEKALELQVRPFSQLEEAEQLKLRAEASLLFPQIVGSSHNRTKYVAPLTFLLSYHGILAARDIFSAGSATARPGTPESKIRGGNHVRRALQVIENQMVKAAHYLPSELFVTYWGSDFAPDSRIKEWLARADVLANVGAKPWKPSDYLFKDLPEAR; encoded by the coding sequence ATGCCCGACGTCTTTACAAAGACAAAACGCAGCCAAGTCATGGCAGCCATCCGGTCCACTCGCAACCAAGCGACGGAGCTAAAGTTTGCTGCCATGCTCCGAGCCGCCCGCATCACGGGCTGGCGCAGAGGCCAGCGCCTGCCAGGCCGGCCCGACTTCGTCTTTCGCCTCGCCCGACTCGCAGTCTTTGTCGACGGCTGCTTCTGGCACGGCTGCCGCTGGCATTGCCGAATGCCGAAGTCACGCGGCGCCTACTGGAATCCGAAAATCCGCCGCAACAGGCTGAGGGACAGTACCGTCTCGACGCTCCTTCGAAACCAAGGCTGGCGAGTCCTGCGCATCTGGGAGCATTCGCTCCGTTCGCCCGCCGCCGTCCTCTCCAAGCTCGACCGCCACCTTGCAAAACCGCCTCCAAAACGCTACAAAGCTTGCTTGAACGTCGAAACATTCGAGAAACTGCTTGGTGAGCTTTGCGACCGCCTGACCGACGAGTGCAGGTCAGGTCGGACCTATGACGCCTCCAAGCCATTCGAAAACCGCGTCCGCCAGGTCATCAAGACCCTGCTGGGCAGGTTCAAAATCCCGGTGGACTTCTCGCCTCACCCCTACGGCTTCCCCGACATCGTCCTCGGGCAGTTCGGCATCGAAGTGAAGTTCACAGTCCACGACACCTGGCGCTCGGTCGCGAATAGCGTTTTCGAGAGCTTCAGGAGCAAAGACGTGAAGCACATCTACATCGTTTTCGGAAAAATGGGCGGCGAACCCGGAGTCCGCTGGGGCCGCTACGAGGAGAGCGTTATGCACGTCAGAACCTCGCATGTTCCCAGGTTCGAGGTCGAGATTGGCACAACGCGGCCCCTCTTCCCAAAGTTCGGGATTACATACGAGCAGTTTTCAGCGCTATCAGCGGACGAGCGGATGACATACATCCGCAAATACGCTCGCGACCGCCTCAAAGGCGGTGAAGGTTTGTGGTGGCTCGAAAGCAGCCCCGAGAAAGCCCTCGAATTGCAGGTGCGCCCGTTCTCGCAATTGGAAGAGGCAGAGCAGCTGAAACTGCGCGCGGAGGCGTCGTTGCTCTTTCCCCAGATCGTGGGATCCTCCCACAATAGGACCAAATATGTGGCACCGCTGACTTTCCTCCTCTCCTACCACGGCATCCTGGCTGCCCGCGACATCTTTTCGGCAGGTAGTGCAACCGCTAGACCGGGCACGCCAGAAAGTAAGATCCGCGGCGGAAATCACGTCAGGAGGGCACTGCAGGTGATCGAGAACCAAATGGTCAAAGCGGCCCACTATCTCCCCTCCGAACTCTTCGTTACGTATTGGGGATCGGACTTTGCGCCGGACAGCAGGATTAAGGAGTGGTTGGCACGAGCTGATGTCCTGGCCAATGTCGGGGCGAAACCCTGGAAGCCCTCAGATTACCTATTCAAGGATTTACCCGAAGCACGCTAA
- a CDS encoding serine hydrolase domain-containing protein, whose translation MHPAFFFFVVPAVAFPAIAAEVSSRGTADTVQILDTIRQKYNFPALAVVVVKNGLICDRAAVGVRKVGEPASVTTNDVFHIGSCTKSMTAMLAAMLIEEGKLRWDTTIPEVFPEFKATMNKAYQNATVEQLLTHRGGVSAEPPADAWSRAWEQQGTPIQQRYEFIQAVLSRPPAAEPGARFIYSNQGYAIVGAMLEKLTGAPWEQLITERLFKPLHISSAGFGPPGTIGKVDEPWGHSRVLGAVKPSQSDNPPAIAPAGRVHCSLDDLAAYAIATMRGERRGGLLKPETFRKLHTPPAGQDYACGWASVSRSWAGGKALTHAGSNTMWYLVMWLAPEKDFAVITATNIAGDNAAKGCDEVAAAMIKKWLGK comes from the coding sequence GTGCATCCGGCCTTCTTTTTCTTTGTCGTCCCAGCCGTCGCCTTCCCAGCCATCGCTGCGGAAGTGTCATCCAGGGGAACTGCAGACACGGTTCAGATCCTCGATACCATCCGGCAAAAGTATAATTTTCCAGCACTTGCCGTCGTTGTCGTCAAGAACGGATTGATTTGTGATCGCGCAGCCGTGGGCGTGCGCAAGGTTGGTGAGCCGGCATCCGTGACGACTAACGACGTATTCCATATCGGTTCCTGCACCAAATCGATGACCGCGATGCTCGCCGCCATGCTCATCGAGGAGGGCAAGTTACGCTGGGATACAACCATTCCCGAGGTGTTCCCCGAGTTCAAAGCTACAATGAACAAGGCCTACCAGAATGCGACTGTGGAACAACTGCTCACCCATCGCGGGGGCGTCTCGGCCGAGCCGCCCGCCGATGCCTGGAGCCGCGCCTGGGAGCAACAGGGCACGCCAATTCAGCAACGCTACGAATTCATCCAGGCGGTCCTGAGCCGGCCACCGGCCGCAGAGCCCGGCGCCAGGTTCATTTATTCAAACCAGGGCTACGCGATTGTGGGCGCAATGCTCGAAAAGCTCACCGGCGCGCCCTGGGAACAACTGATTACAGAACGGCTATTCAAACCGCTGCACATCAGTTCCGCCGGTTTTGGTCCGCCAGGGACCATTGGCAAAGTCGATGAGCCTTGGGGCCACAGCCGCGTGCTCGGAGCCGTGAAGCCCAGCCAGTCTGATAACCCGCCAGCCATCGCGCCTGCAGGCCGGGTGCATTGCTCGCTCGACGATCTTGCCGCCTATGCCATCGCCACCATGCGCGGCGAACGGCGGGGCGGGCTGTTAAAGCCGGAAACATTTCGCAAACTCCACACACCCCCGGCTGGACAGGATTACGCCTGCGGCTGGGCCAGTGTCAGCCGAAGCTGGGCCGGCGGGAAGGCCCTGACTCATGCCGGGTCAAACACGATGTGGTATTTGGTAATGTGGCTTGCGCCGGAAAAGGATTTCGCCGTCATTACCGCAACTAACATCGCGGGAGATAACGCCGCCAAAGGCTGTGACGAGGTCGCCGCCGCAATGATCAAAAAATGGTTGGGGAAGTAA
- a CDS encoding sugar phosphate isomerase/epimerase family protein, giving the protein MKQFNRRQFIRQTTLASLAGGALFTGVSAKPQPQRRMTMDLVCGNIGVSANQLEAIELAARHGFESVGADGAFLAKLSDDQMAELKSSMKSQGIIFGAAGLPVEFRRDEAQFNEGLKGLPKFAAGLQRAGVDRAATWLTPCHDTLPYLENFRQHVTRLGSVAQTLKEHGVRLGLEYVGPKTSWASRRYTFIHTLAEMKDLIAAIDTGNVGFVLDSWHWWQAGDTVADLLALKGNQVIAVDLNDAPAGIPKDQLPDGRRELPCATGVIDVGAFLSALNQIGYDGPVRVEPFNQVVNKMPKEEACAVVAAALKKAFALKAGGGHF; this is encoded by the coding sequence ATGAAGCAATTCAATCGCAGGCAATTCATCCGCCAAACAACACTCGCGTCGCTGGCCGGAGGCGCGCTCTTCACCGGTGTATCGGCAAAGCCCCAGCCGCAACGCCGGATGACAATGGACCTGGTGTGCGGCAATATCGGGGTTTCGGCCAACCAGCTCGAGGCCATCGAACTTGCGGCGCGGCATGGATTCGAATCGGTCGGCGCCGATGGCGCTTTCCTGGCCAAACTCTCCGATGACCAAATGGCGGAGCTTAAATCCTCGATGAAAAGCCAGGGCATCATCTTTGGCGCTGCCGGGCTGCCGGTGGAATTTCGACGGGACGAGGCCCAGTTCAACGAGGGGCTGAAAGGCTTGCCCAAATTCGCCGCCGGCCTTCAGCGAGCCGGGGTGGACCGCGCCGCGACGTGGCTTACGCCGTGCCATGACACGCTGCCCTATCTGGAGAATTTTCGCCAGCATGTAACCCGTTTGGGCAGTGTGGCCCAGACGCTCAAGGAGCACGGGGTTCGGCTGGGCCTGGAATATGTCGGCCCAAAAACTTCCTGGGCCAGCCGCCGTTATACGTTTATTCATACGCTGGCCGAAATGAAGGACCTCATCGCTGCCATCGATACTGGCAACGTGGGGTTCGTGCTGGATAGCTGGCATTGGTGGCAGGCCGGCGATACCGTGGCTGACTTGCTCGCTCTTAAGGGAAATCAGGTCATTGCGGTCGATTTAAACGATGCGCCCGCGGGCATTCCCAAAGACCAACTGCCCGATGGCCGGCGAGAACTGCCCTGCGCAACCGGCGTGATTGATGTGGGCGCTTTTCTATCCGCCCTTAACCAGATCGGCTATGACGGGCCTGTCCGGGTCGAACCCTTTAATCAGGTCGTAAATAAAATGCCCAAGGAGGAGGCCTGTGCGGTGGTGGCCGCAGCGCTCAAAAAAGCGTTTGCTCTGAAGGCGGGTGGCGGCCATTTCTAA
- a CDS encoding immunoglobulin domain-containing protein gives MTNPHPLKSKRTTLPARLVARIGFGTALLLVLTGGLVQAASNVLINSGFETGDSTGWTPYGAHAVESTNNLYYNGGSTVGASNVLTHSGEYVGKTYGSFTGGYNSNGYYQDVVAGAGSVWSASGFALSHRQDLIQSGNQFWFEVTFRDSTDQVLALYRSYILDPSSADGVVSNTWYDLAVTNAYDLSDPYLTTITNTVSSFTAPAGTAKVRYQVLFVQLGGYPGGSIYFDDLNLTKIAGTDPDISESPLSHTRIVGQSVTFSVTAAGGTTLHYQWQKDSTDLVDGGNISGATTASLTVSNLTIADAGSYTVRVSDVNGSITTAPATLTIVTAVEAANYLSDPGLEAGPGFAPYWSSYNGAAIVSTNNYYFGTGTPVDVHGGTNAGQAYGAGAGSYNGFYQDVRTDDIHTVAPGSIFVADGWVYTSSSDQIAADNTAWVEVHFHDGNGNIIGLYKSAIIDSTFPTDTWIDLPVTNIIAFYSDYSVVGNTRYLTAPAGTAYVRYQTVFHVGTQGGAGSVYFDDMSLVSKLRVTVGSSVSTPGTFKITFPTQVATTYQVLYKNDLTDPAWQLLTTVTGDGTVKTVTDPIGPGKRFYTVSTL, from the coding sequence ATGACTAACCCCCATCCGTTGAAGAGTAAGAGAACCACATTACCTGCGCGCCTGGTGGCGCGCATCGGATTTGGCACAGCCCTGCTGCTGGTTTTAACCGGCGGCCTGGTCCAGGCTGCCAGCAATGTTTTAATCAACTCCGGATTCGAGACGGGTGATTCCACCGGGTGGACCCCTTATGGTGCCCATGCAGTGGAATCGACCAACAACCTTTATTACAATGGCGGCAGCACCGTTGGGGCCTCGAATGTCCTGACCCACAGCGGTGAGTACGTGGGCAAGACTTACGGCAGCTTCACCGGCGGTTACAATTCAAACGGCTATTACCAGGATGTCGTGGCCGGCGCCGGTTCGGTATGGTCGGCAAGTGGTTTCGCCTTATCTCACCGGCAGGATTTGATTCAGAGCGGCAACCAGTTTTGGTTTGAAGTCACCTTCCGCGATTCGACTGACCAGGTGCTGGCATTGTATCGCTCGTACATTCTTGACCCATCGAGCGCCGATGGGGTGGTGTCTAACACCTGGTACGACCTGGCTGTAACAAATGCCTATGACCTCAGCGACCCCTACCTGACCACCATCACCAACACCGTCTCCAGTTTCACGGCTCCCGCTGGGACAGCGAAAGTGCGTTACCAGGTCCTATTTGTGCAGCTCGGTGGCTACCCAGGCGGTTCGATTTATTTTGATGATCTGAATCTGACCAAAATTGCCGGAACCGACCCCGACATTAGCGAGTCGCCGCTCAGCCATACCCGGATTGTGGGCCAGTCGGTCACCTTCAGCGTCACAGCCGCCGGAGGTACAACGCTGCATTATCAATGGCAGAAGGATTCAACCGACCTGGTCGATGGCGGCAATATCTCCGGAGCAACCACCGCCAGCCTGACGGTGTCGAACCTGACCATTGCGGACGCCGGCAGCTACACGGTGCGGGTCTCGGACGTCAACGGCAGCATCACCACCGCTCCAGCGACTTTGACGATTGTTACGGCTGTGGAAGCGGCCAATTATCTCAGCGATCCAGGACTTGAGGCCGGACCCGGGTTTGCGCCCTATTGGTCCTCTTACAACGGGGCCGCTATAGTGAGCACGAATAATTATTATTTCGGGACAGGCACGCCCGTCGATGTGCATGGCGGGACCAACGCCGGCCAGGCCTATGGCGCCGGGGCGGGCTCTTACAACGGCTTTTACCAGGACGTCCGCACGGATGACATCCACACCGTGGCGCCGGGGTCAATCTTCGTGGCGGACGGCTGGGTTTATACTTCGAGCTCCGATCAAATCGCTGCCGACAATACGGCGTGGGTCGAAGTGCATTTCCACGATGGCAATGGCAATATCATTGGCCTGTATAAGTCGGCCATCATCGATTCCACCTTCCCGACCGACACCTGGATCGATCTGCCGGTCACCAACATTATCGCCTTCTACAGCGATTACTCGGTCGTGGGCAACACCCGCTACCTAACTGCTCCTGCAGGGACCGCATACGTCCGTTATCAAACGGTTTTCCATGTGGGCACCCAGGGCGGTGCCGGCTCGGTGTACTTTGACGACATGAGCCTGGTCTCGAAGCTGCGTGTCACCGTTGGGTCATCGGTCAGCACCCCCGGCACCTTCAAAATTACATTCCCGACGCAAGTGGCCACCACTTACCAAGTGCTCTATAAGAACGACCTGACTGACCCCGCCTGGCAATTGCTGACCACCGTCACCGGTGACGGCACAGTCAAAACCGTCACAGACCCTATTGGCCCTGGAAAGCGGTTCTACACGGTCAGCACGCTTTAA
- a CDS encoding aldo/keto reductase: MKIKRREFLKRSALGMGGMLAGMRLAEAVEATPAGFDPYEFVPLGRSGLKVSRFCLGTGVHGGNRQSDATRMGKEKFEALIQGSYDRGVRLFDLADLYGTHPFLAPALKGIPRDKYSIVSKIWFRPGGIPDKDRPDADVVVHRFLKEIGTDYLDLVLLHCVESGAWPQELRKQMDLMEEMKQKGVIRAHGVSCHSIPALEAAANEPWVDSVHTRINPFQMSMDGPPDEVSPVLKKLHAAGKGVVGMKIIGEGRLRNSPEKRDQSARYVLGLGCVDVLNVGFEKVEEIDDFAATVRRVQRA, encoded by the coding sequence ATGAAAATCAAACGGCGCGAGTTTCTCAAACGATCGGCCCTCGGGATGGGCGGCATGCTGGCGGGAATGCGGTTGGCGGAGGCGGTCGAAGCCACGCCGGCCGGGTTTGATCCCTACGAATTTGTGCCTTTGGGCCGCAGCGGACTTAAGGTGAGCCGGTTTTGCCTTGGAACCGGGGTCCATGGTGGGAACCGGCAATCAGATGCCACGCGGATGGGCAAGGAGAAATTCGAGGCGCTCATCCAGGGCTCTTATGATCGGGGTGTCCGGTTGTTCGACCTGGCGGACCTCTATGGCACACACCCTTTCCTGGCGCCCGCCTTAAAAGGCATCCCGCGCGATAAATATTCCATTGTCTCAAAAATCTGGTTCAGGCCCGGGGGCATTCCCGACAAGGACCGGCCCGATGCCGATGTGGTGGTCCATCGGTTCCTCAAAGAGATAGGGACCGATTACCTCGACCTGGTCCTGCTGCATTGTGTCGAGTCCGGCGCGTGGCCGCAGGAATTGCGCAAGCAAATGGACCTGATGGAAGAAATGAAACAAAAAGGCGTCATCCGGGCGCACGGGGTTTCCTGCCACTCGATACCGGCCCTTGAAGCCGCGGCCAATGAGCCTTGGGTCGATTCGGTTCATACCCGCATCAACCCATTTCAGATGAGCATGGATGGGCCGCCCGATGAGGTTTCGCCGGTGCTCAAGAAGCTCCACGCGGCAGGCAAGGGAGTGGTTGGCATGAAGATTATTGGCGAGGGCCGCCTGCGCAACAGCCCTGAGAAACGGGACCAATCCGCCCGGTACGTCCTCGGCTTGGGTTGTGTGGATGTGTTGAATGTCGGGTTCGAGAAGGTCGAAGAGATTGACGACTTCGCCGCAACGGTGCGCAGAGTGCAGCGCGCGTGA